A genomic stretch from Prunus dulcis unplaced genomic scaffold, ALMONDv2, whole genome shotgun sequence includes:
- the LOC117612986 gene encoding non-specific lipid-transfer protein 2 translates to MMKLSYSGVALCVVVMVAVMVSEEARMAEAVTCSPVQLSSCLGPINSGSPPSTTCCQKLREQRPCLCGYLKNPSLRQYVNSPNARKLASNCGVPVPQC, encoded by the coding sequence ATGATGAAGTTGTCATATTCAGGCGTGGCCCTGTgtgtggtggtgatggtggcaGTGATGGTAAGTGAAGAGGCAAGGATGGCAGAGGCAGTGACATGCAGCCCAGTGCAGTTGAGCTCATGCTTGGGCCCAATAAATTCAGGGTCACCTCCTTCAACCACATGCTGCCAGAAACTGAGGGAGCAGAGGCCTTGCCTTTGTGGATATCTCAAGAACCCAAGCCTCAGGCAATATGTCAACAGCCCCAACGCCAGAAAACTTGCTTCCAACTGTGGTGTTCCCGTCCCTCAATGTTAA
- the LOC117612987 gene encoding non-specific lipid-transfer protein 2-like: MMKLSCCGVGLCVVVMMAMVLSEEARMTEAVTCSPLELSSCLEPIMSGTPPSTTCCQKLREQKPCLCGYLKDPALKQYVSSPNARKVASTCGVPFPQC, encoded by the coding sequence ATGATGAAGTTGTCATGCTGTGGTGTGGGGCTCTGTGTTGTGGTTATGATGGCAATGGTGCTAAGTGAAGAAGCAAGGATGACAGAGGCAGTGACATGTAGCCCATTGGAGTTGAGCTCATGCTTGGAACCAATTATGTCAGGGACACCTCCTTCAACCACATGCTGCCAGAAACTGAGGGAGCAGAAGCCTTGCCTTTGTGGATATCTCAAGGACCCAGCCCTCAAGCAATATGTCAGCAGCCCCAACGCCAGAAAAGTTGCTTCCACCTGTGGTGTTCCCTTCCCTCAATGCTAA
- the LOC117612984 gene encoding RAB11-binding protein RELCH isoform X2, producing MDVERSSLCNCVVNFLLEENYLLTAFELLHELLDDGRDNQAIRLKDFFADSSQFPPDQISRFNSIRVADPQSLLEEKEAVEEKLAISEYELRLAQEDILKLKTELQKKAESPVNESRGSNSSVSVNNGPEFQRQKRDVSFSHLGPLKDNERRDLNCAVKEYLLIAGYRLTAMTFFEEVTDQNLDVWQDSPACVPDALRHYYYQYLSSTTEAAEEKITMLRENDSLSKEKETLYHEKLCLLKNKDLAEGQISTLNKSLEGLQKDVKDKENLVQNLKQSLEHQRKELNDCRAEITALKMHIEGYRSGRNTVAADADHVQSLSLERYKEEVKSLQMELESLKSKHAKAPDFSDSTNSEKESVQMEEKVVVMDEDKSLIPHPVDVVSRVVEKEDDQSLPAQTFDDNIVTPKEIPQEFSVAPLNDSSTLVNDESVSKQNDEPSSGGRLHLTSEDLSAGIVSEKRGLETIQILADALPKIVPYVLINHREELLPLIMCVIERHPDSSTRDSLTHTLFNLIKRPDEQQRRIIMDACVTLAKNVGEMRTETELLPQCWEQINHMYEERRLLVAQSCGQLAEFVRPEIRDSLILSIVQQLIEDSATVVREAAAHNLALLLPLFPNMDKYFKVEDLMFQLVCDPSGVVVETTLKQLVPAVNKWGNKLDHILRVLLSHISSSAQRCPPLSGVEGSVESHLRVLGERERWNVDVLLRMLMEMLPFVYQKAIEMCPIASDTETTGTIFSTSFLELYARGHAQLPAFEWLHVDCFPALIQLACLLPPKEDSLLNRTTKFLLAASEHYGDSYLTHIMLPVFLVATGDDAELTFFPSAIHSRIEGLRPRTAVAKRLATMCVLPLLLAGVLGAPSKHEQLVEYLRKLLVEGVTNQSTKCNAEIVDAVRFLCTFEDHHCMIFNLLWEMVVSSNIDMKINAANLLKVIVPYIDAKVASTHILPALVTLGSDQNLSVKYASIDAFGAVAQHFKNDMIVDKIRVQMDAFLEDGSHEATIAVVRALVVAVPHTTDRLKDYLLSKIFQLTATPPASDLMRRRERANAFCEAIRALDATDVSANSVRDFLLPAIQNLLRDYDALDPAHKEALEIIMKERSGGTFDTISKVMGAGLASSVTSFFGEGGLLGKKENVELPPEPVESPKAAPMPPVEDTRLRRIMRGHFTDMLRGKAKGDET from the exons ATGGACGTGGAGAGGTCGTCGTTGTGCAATTGCGTTGTGAATTTTCTGCTGGAGGAGAACTACTTGCTCACGGCGTTCGAGCTGCTCCATGAGCTTCTCGACGATGGCAGAGACAACCAGGCCATTCGACTCAAGGACTTCTTCGCTGACTCTTCTCAATTCCCACCCGATCAGATCTCTCGCTTCAACTCTATTCGAG TTGCAGATCCTCAAAGTTTGCtagaagagaaagaagcaGTAGAAGAAAAATTAGCAATTAGTGAATATGAGCTTCGTTTAGCCCAAGAGGACATTTTGAAACTGAAGACTGAATTGCAGAAGAAAGCTGAATCACCTGTAAATGAATCAAGAG GTTCAAATTCCAGTGTTTCTGTAAATAATGGACCAGAATTTCAGCGGCAAAAGAGAGATGTTTCCTTCTCTCATTTGGGTCCGTTGAAAGATAATGAACGCAGAGATCTTAACTGTGCTGTAAAAGAATATTTGCTTATAGCAGGGTACCGGCTTACTGCAATGACATTTTTTGAGGAG GTCACAGACCAGAATCTAGATGTTTGGCAGGACTCACCTGCATGCGTGCCAGATGCTTTGCGCCATTATTATTATCAGTATCTTTCGTCCACTACAGAGGCTGCTGAG GAGAAAATTACCATGCTACGAGAAAATGATTCGTTatcgaaagaaaaagagactTTGTATCATGAAAAGCTGTGCTTGCTTAAAAACAAAGATTTGGCTGAAGGTCAAATCAGTACACTAAACAAATCATTGGAAGGTCTGCAGAAGGACGTTAAAGATAAAGAGAACCTT GTACAGAATTTGAAGCAGTCCCTGGAGCACCAAAGGAAGGAGCTCAATGATTGTAGAGCTGAAATCACTGCTTTGAAAATGCATATTGAAGGATATCGTTCTGGACGGAATACAGTAGCTGCTGATGCTGATCATGTCCAATCCCTGTCCTTGGAAAGATACAAGGAAGAAGTAAAATCACTGCAGATGGAACTAGAAAgtttaaaatccaaacacGCAAAAGCTCCTGATTTTTCAGATTCCACCAATTCTGAGAAAGAGTCTGTGCAAATGGAAGAAAAAGTCGTTGTCATGGATGAAGATAAAAGTCTAATCCCGCATCCAGTTGATGTAGTATCAAGAGTTGTGGAAAAGGAAGATGATCAATCTCTGCCtgctcaaacttttgatgacAATATAGTTACACCTAAGGAAATTCCACAAGAGTTTTCGGTGGCTCCTTTGAATGATAGCAGTACCTTGGTCAATGATGAAAGCGTCTCCAAACAAAATGATGAACCATCATCCGGCGGAAGGCTACATCTAACGTCAGAGGATCTTAGTGCTGGAATTGTTTCCGAGAAAAGG GGCCTAGAGACCATTCAGATCCTTGCTGATGCTTTGCCCAAGATTGTTCCTTATGTTTTGATCAACCATCGTGAG GAGCTTCTTCCCCTGATCATGTGTGTGATTGAGCGCCATCCAGATAGTAGCACTCGAGATTCCTTGACCCACACATTGTTTAATCTAATCAAACGTCCAGATGAGCAACAAAGAAGAATTATAATGGAT GCATGTGTTACCCTTGCTAAGAATGTAGGAGAGATGAGAACAGAAACAGAATTGCTTCCCCAGTGTTGGGAACAA ATAAATCATATGTATGAGGAGCGCAGGCTGCTAGTTGCTCAATCATGTGGACAGCTTGCAGAATTTGTCCGGCCTGAGATTCGTGATTCTCTTATTTTGTCTATTGTTCAGCAACTCATAGAAGATTCTGCAACTGTTGTCCGGGAGGCTGCTGCACATAATCTTGCATTGCTGCTTCCACTCTTTCCGAACATGGACAAATATTTCAAG gttGAGGATTTGATGTTCCAATTGGTATGTGATCCTTCTGGAGTGGTGGTGGAAACTACACTTAAGCAGTTAGTTCCTGCAGTAAACAAGTGGGGAAACAAATTAGACCATATTTTAAGAGTTCTACTCTCTCATATATCAAGCTCTGCTCAg CGTTGTCCTCCCCTTTCGGGAGTTGAAGGGTCCGTGGAGTCACATCTTCGTGTTTTAGGTGAACGAGAACGCTGGAATGTTGATGTTCTACTACGGATGCTAATGGAAATGCTTCCTTTTGTGTACCAGAAAGCAATTGAGATGTGCCCAATTGCTTCTGATACTGAAACAACTGGGACAATATTTTCTACATCTTTCCTTGAATTGTATGCAAG GGGACATGCTCAATTGCCTGCATTTGAGTGGCTGCATGTCGACTGTTTTCCTGCTTTGATACAGCTTGCCTGCTTGTTACCTCCAAAAGAAGATAGTTTGCTAAACCGAACCACCAAG TTCTTGTTGGCTGCATCAGAACACTATGGGGATTCTTATTTGACACACATAATGCTGCCTGTATTCCTGGTAGCCACTGGGGATGACGCTGAGTTGACATTTTTCCCATCTGCAATCCATTCCAGAATCGAAG GTTTGAGACCAAGAACGGCTGTGGCTAAGAGACTGGCTACTATGTGTGTCTTACCTCTTCTCTTAGCTGGAGTTTTGGGTGCCCCTAGTAAGCATGAGCAGTTAGTGGAGTACCTAAGAAAGCTATTAGTTGAAGGTGTGACAAATCAGTCTACAAAGTGCAATGCTGAGATTGTTGATGCTGTTCGCTTCCTTTG CACTTTTGAAGATCATCATTGTATGATATTTAACTTACTATGGGAAATGGTTGTCAGCTCCAATATAGATATGAAGATCAATGCTGCCAATCTGTTGAAAGTCATT GTTCCATATATCGATGCAAAAGTTGCATCTACTCATATTTTGCCTGCCCTAGTTACTTTGGGCTCTGACCAAAACCTGAGTGTGAAGTATGCAAGCATAGATGCCTTTGGAGCTGTGGCCcaacattttaaaaatgatATG ATTGTTGATAAGATACGTGTTCAAATGGATGCGTTTCTTGAAGATGGATCACATGAAGCTACCATTGCTGTGGTTCGTGCATTGGTGGTTGCTGTACCACATACAACGGATAGACTTAAAGATT ATCTTTTATCCAAGATTTTTCAACTTACAGCCACTCCGCCTGCAAGTGACTTGATGCGCCGTCGTGAGAGAGCCAATGCATTTTGTGAAGCAATTCGTGCTCTGGATGCAACAG ATGTTTCAGCAAATAGTGTACGGGATTTCCTCCTGCCTGCCATACAGAACTTGTTGAGAGACTATGATGCGCTGGATCCTGCACACAAGGAAGCCCTTGAAATTATAATGAAGGAGAGATCTGGTGGAACTTTTGATACTATCAGTAAGGTGATGGGGGCTGGGCTTGCATCATCTGTGACTAGTTTCTTTGGTGAAGGTGGGTTACTgggcaagaaagaaaatgttgaGCTACCACCAGAGCCAGTTGAGTCTCCGAAGGCTGCACCAATGCCACCAGTCGAAGACACTAGGTTAAGGCGCATCATGCGTGGACATTTCACTGACATGCTCAGAGGCAAAGCAAAGGGCGATGAAACTTAG
- the LOC117612984 gene encoding RAB11-binding protein RELCH isoform X1 encodes MDVERSSLCNCVVNFLLEENYLLTAFELLHELLDDGRDNQAIRLKDFFADSSQFPPDQISRFNSIRVADPQSLLEEKEAVEEKLAISEYELRLAQEDILKLKTELQKKAESPVNESRGLDSGSNSSVSVNNGPEFQRQKRDVSFSHLGPLKDNERRDLNCAVKEYLLIAGYRLTAMTFFEEVTDQNLDVWQDSPACVPDALRHYYYQYLSSTTEAAEEKITMLRENDSLSKEKETLYHEKLCLLKNKDLAEGQISTLNKSLEGLQKDVKDKENLVQNLKQSLEHQRKELNDCRAEITALKMHIEGYRSGRNTVAADADHVQSLSLERYKEEVKSLQMELESLKSKHAKAPDFSDSTNSEKESVQMEEKVVVMDEDKSLIPHPVDVVSRVVEKEDDQSLPAQTFDDNIVTPKEIPQEFSVAPLNDSSTLVNDESVSKQNDEPSSGGRLHLTSEDLSAGIVSEKRGLETIQILADALPKIVPYVLINHREELLPLIMCVIERHPDSSTRDSLTHTLFNLIKRPDEQQRRIIMDACVTLAKNVGEMRTETELLPQCWEQINHMYEERRLLVAQSCGQLAEFVRPEIRDSLILSIVQQLIEDSATVVREAAAHNLALLLPLFPNMDKYFKVEDLMFQLVCDPSGVVVETTLKQLVPAVNKWGNKLDHILRVLLSHISSSAQRCPPLSGVEGSVESHLRVLGERERWNVDVLLRMLMEMLPFVYQKAIEMCPIASDTETTGTIFSTSFLELYARGHAQLPAFEWLHVDCFPALIQLACLLPPKEDSLLNRTTKFLLAASEHYGDSYLTHIMLPVFLVATGDDAELTFFPSAIHSRIEGLRPRTAVAKRLATMCVLPLLLAGVLGAPSKHEQLVEYLRKLLVEGVTNQSTKCNAEIVDAVRFLCTFEDHHCMIFNLLWEMVVSSNIDMKINAANLLKVIVPYIDAKVASTHILPALVTLGSDQNLSVKYASIDAFGAVAQHFKNDMIVDKIRVQMDAFLEDGSHEATIAVVRALVVAVPHTTDRLKDYLLSKIFQLTATPPASDLMRRRERANAFCEAIRALDATDVSANSVRDFLLPAIQNLLRDYDALDPAHKEALEIIMKERSGGTFDTISKVMGAGLASSVTSFFGEGGLLGKKENVELPPEPVESPKAAPMPPVEDTRLRRIMRGHFTDMLRGKAKGDET; translated from the exons ATGGACGTGGAGAGGTCGTCGTTGTGCAATTGCGTTGTGAATTTTCTGCTGGAGGAGAACTACTTGCTCACGGCGTTCGAGCTGCTCCATGAGCTTCTCGACGATGGCAGAGACAACCAGGCCATTCGACTCAAGGACTTCTTCGCTGACTCTTCTCAATTCCCACCCGATCAGATCTCTCGCTTCAACTCTATTCGAG TTGCAGATCCTCAAAGTTTGCtagaagagaaagaagcaGTAGAAGAAAAATTAGCAATTAGTGAATATGAGCTTCGTTTAGCCCAAGAGGACATTTTGAAACTGAAGACTGAATTGCAGAAGAAAGCTGAATCACCTGTAAATGAATCAAGAG GTTTGGATTCAGGTTCAAATTCCAGTGTTTCTGTAAATAATGGACCAGAATTTCAGCGGCAAAAGAGAGATGTTTCCTTCTCTCATTTGGGTCCGTTGAAAGATAATGAACGCAGAGATCTTAACTGTGCTGTAAAAGAATATTTGCTTATAGCAGGGTACCGGCTTACTGCAATGACATTTTTTGAGGAG GTCACAGACCAGAATCTAGATGTTTGGCAGGACTCACCTGCATGCGTGCCAGATGCTTTGCGCCATTATTATTATCAGTATCTTTCGTCCACTACAGAGGCTGCTGAG GAGAAAATTACCATGCTACGAGAAAATGATTCGTTatcgaaagaaaaagagactTTGTATCATGAAAAGCTGTGCTTGCTTAAAAACAAAGATTTGGCTGAAGGTCAAATCAGTACACTAAACAAATCATTGGAAGGTCTGCAGAAGGACGTTAAAGATAAAGAGAACCTT GTACAGAATTTGAAGCAGTCCCTGGAGCACCAAAGGAAGGAGCTCAATGATTGTAGAGCTGAAATCACTGCTTTGAAAATGCATATTGAAGGATATCGTTCTGGACGGAATACAGTAGCTGCTGATGCTGATCATGTCCAATCCCTGTCCTTGGAAAGATACAAGGAAGAAGTAAAATCACTGCAGATGGAACTAGAAAgtttaaaatccaaacacGCAAAAGCTCCTGATTTTTCAGATTCCACCAATTCTGAGAAAGAGTCTGTGCAAATGGAAGAAAAAGTCGTTGTCATGGATGAAGATAAAAGTCTAATCCCGCATCCAGTTGATGTAGTATCAAGAGTTGTGGAAAAGGAAGATGATCAATCTCTGCCtgctcaaacttttgatgacAATATAGTTACACCTAAGGAAATTCCACAAGAGTTTTCGGTGGCTCCTTTGAATGATAGCAGTACCTTGGTCAATGATGAAAGCGTCTCCAAACAAAATGATGAACCATCATCCGGCGGAAGGCTACATCTAACGTCAGAGGATCTTAGTGCTGGAATTGTTTCCGAGAAAAGG GGCCTAGAGACCATTCAGATCCTTGCTGATGCTTTGCCCAAGATTGTTCCTTATGTTTTGATCAACCATCGTGAG GAGCTTCTTCCCCTGATCATGTGTGTGATTGAGCGCCATCCAGATAGTAGCACTCGAGATTCCTTGACCCACACATTGTTTAATCTAATCAAACGTCCAGATGAGCAACAAAGAAGAATTATAATGGAT GCATGTGTTACCCTTGCTAAGAATGTAGGAGAGATGAGAACAGAAACAGAATTGCTTCCCCAGTGTTGGGAACAA ATAAATCATATGTATGAGGAGCGCAGGCTGCTAGTTGCTCAATCATGTGGACAGCTTGCAGAATTTGTCCGGCCTGAGATTCGTGATTCTCTTATTTTGTCTATTGTTCAGCAACTCATAGAAGATTCTGCAACTGTTGTCCGGGAGGCTGCTGCACATAATCTTGCATTGCTGCTTCCACTCTTTCCGAACATGGACAAATATTTCAAG gttGAGGATTTGATGTTCCAATTGGTATGTGATCCTTCTGGAGTGGTGGTGGAAACTACACTTAAGCAGTTAGTTCCTGCAGTAAACAAGTGGGGAAACAAATTAGACCATATTTTAAGAGTTCTACTCTCTCATATATCAAGCTCTGCTCAg CGTTGTCCTCCCCTTTCGGGAGTTGAAGGGTCCGTGGAGTCACATCTTCGTGTTTTAGGTGAACGAGAACGCTGGAATGTTGATGTTCTACTACGGATGCTAATGGAAATGCTTCCTTTTGTGTACCAGAAAGCAATTGAGATGTGCCCAATTGCTTCTGATACTGAAACAACTGGGACAATATTTTCTACATCTTTCCTTGAATTGTATGCAAG GGGACATGCTCAATTGCCTGCATTTGAGTGGCTGCATGTCGACTGTTTTCCTGCTTTGATACAGCTTGCCTGCTTGTTACCTCCAAAAGAAGATAGTTTGCTAAACCGAACCACCAAG TTCTTGTTGGCTGCATCAGAACACTATGGGGATTCTTATTTGACACACATAATGCTGCCTGTATTCCTGGTAGCCACTGGGGATGACGCTGAGTTGACATTTTTCCCATCTGCAATCCATTCCAGAATCGAAG GTTTGAGACCAAGAACGGCTGTGGCTAAGAGACTGGCTACTATGTGTGTCTTACCTCTTCTCTTAGCTGGAGTTTTGGGTGCCCCTAGTAAGCATGAGCAGTTAGTGGAGTACCTAAGAAAGCTATTAGTTGAAGGTGTGACAAATCAGTCTACAAAGTGCAATGCTGAGATTGTTGATGCTGTTCGCTTCCTTTG CACTTTTGAAGATCATCATTGTATGATATTTAACTTACTATGGGAAATGGTTGTCAGCTCCAATATAGATATGAAGATCAATGCTGCCAATCTGTTGAAAGTCATT GTTCCATATATCGATGCAAAAGTTGCATCTACTCATATTTTGCCTGCCCTAGTTACTTTGGGCTCTGACCAAAACCTGAGTGTGAAGTATGCAAGCATAGATGCCTTTGGAGCTGTGGCCcaacattttaaaaatgatATG ATTGTTGATAAGATACGTGTTCAAATGGATGCGTTTCTTGAAGATGGATCACATGAAGCTACCATTGCTGTGGTTCGTGCATTGGTGGTTGCTGTACCACATACAACGGATAGACTTAAAGATT ATCTTTTATCCAAGATTTTTCAACTTACAGCCACTCCGCCTGCAAGTGACTTGATGCGCCGTCGTGAGAGAGCCAATGCATTTTGTGAAGCAATTCGTGCTCTGGATGCAACAG ATGTTTCAGCAAATAGTGTACGGGATTTCCTCCTGCCTGCCATACAGAACTTGTTGAGAGACTATGATGCGCTGGATCCTGCACACAAGGAAGCCCTTGAAATTATAATGAAGGAGAGATCTGGTGGAACTTTTGATACTATCAGTAAGGTGATGGGGGCTGGGCTTGCATCATCTGTGACTAGTTTCTTTGGTGAAGGTGGGTTACTgggcaagaaagaaaatgttgaGCTACCACCAGAGCCAGTTGAGTCTCCGAAGGCTGCACCAATGCCACCAGTCGAAGACACTAGGTTAAGGCGCATCATGCGTGGACATTTCACTGACATGCTCAGAGGCAAAGCAAAGGGCGATGAAACTTAG